One window of the Allorhizobium ampelinum S4 genome contains the following:
- a CDS encoding CobW family GTP-binding protein gives MSEAAVKPTPVTVLTGYLGAGKTTLLNRILSENHGKKYAVIVNEFGEIGIDNDLIVESDEEIYEMNNGCVCCTVRGDLIRVVEGLMRRPDRFDGIIVETTGLADPVPVAQTFFMDDDVRAKTELDAVVALVDAKHLPLRLKDSREAEDQIAFADVVVINKADLVTHEELHRIEDIVRAINPSARIYTTTRSGVDLSKVLNQGAFNLERALENDPHFLSHDEDDDHVCGPDCDHDHGHDHHHHDHGHDHDHDHGHHHHDHGPSPIHDVTVTSISLRGGEMNPDRFFPWIQKVTQTDGPNILRLKGIIAFKGDAERYVVQGVHMIIEGDHQRPWKDGEKHESRLVFIGRELDREKLENSFKACEAAA, from the coding sequence ATGAGTGAAGCAGCCGTAAAACCCACACCCGTTACCGTGCTGACCGGCTATCTCGGCGCAGGCAAGACCACGCTTCTCAACCGGATTCTGTCGGAAAACCACGGCAAGAAATACGCTGTCATCGTCAATGAATTCGGTGAAATCGGCATCGACAATGATTTGATCGTCGAGTCGGACGAAGAAATCTATGAGATGAACAATGGCTGCGTCTGCTGCACGGTGCGCGGCGATCTGATCCGGGTCGTCGAAGGACTGATGCGCAGGCCTGACCGTTTCGACGGTATCATTGTCGAAACCACCGGTCTTGCCGATCCGGTGCCTGTCGCCCAGACCTTCTTCATGGATGACGATGTGCGCGCCAAGACCGAGCTGGATGCCGTCGTCGCCCTTGTGGATGCCAAGCACCTGCCGCTGCGCCTCAAAGACAGCCGCGAAGCCGAAGACCAGATCGCCTTTGCCGATGTCGTTGTTATCAACAAGGCGGATCTCGTTACTCATGAGGAATTGCACCGGATCGAGGATATCGTCCGCGCCATCAATCCCTCGGCCCGGATCTACACCACCACTCGCTCTGGCGTAGACCTGTCGAAAGTGCTGAACCAGGGCGCCTTCAACCTGGAACGGGCGCTGGAAAACGATCCGCACTTCCTGAGCCATGATGAAGACGACGATCATGTCTGCGGCCCTGATTGCGACCATGACCATGGACACGATCATCATCATCACGACCATGGGCATGACCACGATCATGACCATGGACATCACCACCATGACCACGGTCCCTCGCCTATTCATGATGTGACCGTCACCTCGATATCGCTGCGCGGTGGCGAAATGAACCCGGACCGCTTCTTCCCCTGGATTCAGAAGGTCACCCAGACCGACGGCCCGAACATCCTGCGCCTGAAGGGCATTATCGCCTTCAAGGGCGATGCCGAGCGCTATGTGGTGCAGGGTGTTCATATGATTATCGAGGGCGACCACCAGCGGCCATGGAAAGATGGCGAAAAGCATGAAAGCCGCCTGGTGTTCATTGGCCGGGAACTGGACCGTGAAAAGCTGGAAAACAGCTTCAAGGCCTGCGAGGCTGCGGCATGA
- a CDS encoding MarR family winged helix-turn-helix transcriptional regulator: MAKKDKTEKKKKSGKSKDEVKQAKLGLSGELGMAITQASRSFRTVQTRLLTGSGLYSGQEGVVLLLAEEEGLTPGLLAQRLGVKAPTMTRTIGRMEVQGFVERRGSDADGRQTKVFLTEMGRATVEKIADANVAVERHATRGFSSKQVKVLMKLLAAIDANLLAPADAQRPDLVDEPLAD, translated from the coding sequence ATGGCTAAAAAAGATAAGACCGAGAAAAAGAAGAAATCCGGCAAGTCCAAAGACGAGGTGAAACAGGCGAAACTTGGCTTGAGTGGCGAGTTGGGCATGGCAATCACCCAGGCGTCACGCAGTTTTCGCACGGTGCAGACGCGGCTTTTGACCGGCAGCGGGCTCTATTCCGGGCAGGAAGGCGTGGTGCTGCTGCTGGCTGAGGAGGAAGGGTTGACGCCCGGCCTTCTGGCGCAGCGCCTGGGCGTCAAGGCGCCGACCATGACTCGCACCATCGGGCGCATGGAGGTGCAGGGCTTTGTCGAACGGCGCGGCTCGGATGCCGATGGCCGCCAGACGAAAGTGTTCCTGACAGAAATGGGGCGGGCTACGGTGGAAAAGATCGCCGATGCCAATGTTGCGGTGGAGCGCCATGCTACCCGTGGCTTTAGCAGCAAGCAGGTGAAAGTGTTGATGAAACTGCTTGCCGCCATCGATGCCAATCTACTGGCGCCTGCCGACGCACAACGGCCCGACCTGGTCGATGAACCCCTGGCTGACTGA
- a CDS encoding creatininase family protein, producing MSHPEPYFQCNDPALSPAERANWIAVLPLGAHEQHGPHLPFETDTIIAQGVVDRLILALPDTLPVTFLPVEPVGYSVEHMDVFGTRTLTFNEAVERWLGIAETLSGQGIRKLMMLNAHGGNSPLMTVVATEARIRFSMLAVATSWTRFGQPDGLIRPEDKAIDIHGGDIETSVMLALRPDLVAMDKAQNFSSRQSEFAARFTHLRAYGPHAFGWKMADLNPLGVAGNASVATAEKGENLLSHAVHGLVELLWDIHDFDIEKAFELPPHSSYMG from the coding sequence ATGTCCCATCCAGAACCGTATTTCCAGTGCAACGATCCGGCTCTTTCGCCCGCCGAAAGGGCCAACTGGATTGCCGTCCTGCCGCTCGGCGCCCATGAACAGCATGGCCCGCATCTGCCCTTTGAGACCGACACGATCATCGCGCAGGGGGTTGTGGACCGGCTGATCCTAGCACTGCCCGACACCCTGCCCGTCACCTTTCTGCCCGTCGAGCCGGTCGGCTATTCCGTCGAGCATATGGATGTATTCGGTACGCGCACGCTTACCTTTAACGAGGCCGTGGAGCGCTGGCTCGGCATCGCCGAAACCCTGAGCGGCCAAGGCATTCGTAAGCTGATGATGCTCAACGCCCATGGCGGCAATTCGCCCTTGATGACCGTGGTCGCCACCGAAGCGCGCATCCGTTTTTCGATGCTGGCCGTGGCAACCAGTTGGACCCGCTTCGGGCAGCCGGACGGCCTGATCCGGCCTGAAGACAAGGCCATCGACATTCATGGCGGCGATATCGAAACTTCGGTCATGCTGGCATTGCGTCCAGACTTGGTCGCTATGGACAAGGCTCAGAATTTCTCGTCACGGCAAAGCGAGTTTGCTGCCCGCTTCACCCATCTGCGCGCCTATGGCCCACATGCCTTCGGCTGGAAAATGGCGGACCTCAATCCGCTGGGCGTCGCCGGAAATGCCAGTGTGGCAACAGCGGAAAAGGGCGAAAACCTGCTTTCCCATGCCGTTCACGGACTTGTGGAGCTCCTGTGGGATATCCATGACTTTGATATCGAGAAAGCCTTTGAACTGCCACCCCACTCGTCCTATATGGGGTAA